aacataaaaaaagccttcaaaataaatttattaaatagaaatcataacAACAAAGAAGTGAATGCAACATTACTTGTAAAACTTTCCAACCTCTTTTTtatgcctatatatatatatatatatatatatatatatataaacaaaagcaAGCCACAAAAGAGCCTACTTCTGGATCAACAAGGTATACCTAAAACAACTaatctctctttgttttcttttgaaaatttttgccTCTCATAAACTTGCAAAGCtaagaaattttttgtttaggCTCTTGGACCTCTACACTTgagttttttattgatatttatcttctttttattatcttttcttttctttcttcccctttttctctctcaacttggggggtatttatagggttttgagATTTGTGATCTCATGATCTTAAAAGAAAGGTTGTTAACCCTTGATAAGAACTAATTGAAAAATCTTTGCGTGTGAACAAAAATAAGGTCATTTTTGTATGAAAGATGCATTTTTAAGGCTATGGGTTGCCCATATTTGAGGACTCATTGGAGTAATTCTAATGTCATCATAACTTGAGACCATCTAAAATTGGTAGAAGGGATGCATACCTTGCATTTGAATCTAATCTTGCTTAATTCAGAGATTAGTAGCTCCACATTTATTCATTTGAAGTTGCAAATTCGATCAGccaaaattgtcaaaaacagaGGTCAATCGATAAACATTGTGTTACTTACCTTCTCTTTTTTAAGTATGAACGACGAGttatttaaggttttttattttgggattGGTAAATCTCAAATGAGTCCTTATTCTTCCAATTGATTTTAATTGCACCTATAATTacctttaaacttttaatttcttgcaatttcatccctatcaaactcaattatcaaCCCCTAAGTTGGTcacttttttcattttggccTTGGTTCtgaatttgtatattttaacccttaattaaccaacaaacttttaattttttaaatttgacctCTTATTTAGTCAATTTCAGCCCTTAtattcatacttttttttttcaatttggtcattggttttagatttcttcaatcaagtccctaattgcccatcaaacttcaatatttatgcaattaagcccctgatttaaccaaattcactcctaaaaattcaatttgactcccagactttaatttcttctaattaaagcctaaattgactctcaaaattattttttcttgcaattgagccgtcaataaattcaaataaaacttgaaaaattttaattgagtctttaaacatctaattttgaatttttcactCAAATTGAATTATCTTTGCTAATAGGGCCATCATGAGTCGAAAATACAATgtcaaatttttcaatcttgTATATTTAATCTTCCTTAACCACTCTTCTGTAATTTCATGGGTATTATGATACTCTtcttaatgatatatatatattttttattatcttctaatattttttgattttttgttttttttcatttatatggGACCCCAAAATGGGTATCAGCAAAAgcaataacataaattaaaatttgatatggTTTGGTAGAGCATACTTCAAAAAAGCTTCAATATCAAATattggaaaattaatttttccataCATGTTCATTGTATTATGATATACTAATCAAACACAACTTAggtaaatacaataaaaaattgtataagTATCAATTTTTAAGgaattcatgataaaaaaatataaagtactTATAACATTCAATATACTTATATTTAAGTTAAGCAATACATGATAATTGCTTTCCAAACAAACACATAATGAAAATACACATAAAGAATGTAGGTCACAAGtggtttttatatattctatttGTAAAACTTGAACTAGCTTAGTGGGTTGATCTGAGGTCTATATCGATttggatttaagaaaaaatagtagTGACTCAGCTTGATCTAGTTAAAAACTCAGGTTGACGTATTACTCAGTCAATCCAAGGTAAAATCCAGTAAAaactcgttgatttttttttaaaatttttcttatcaaaacgacatcgttttaatcttttaaaaaaatttggatcaatttgaattaattcttCCAATCTATGACTCAAGCCTTACCTCgtattgagttttataaatgtGGTTTATATATATGGAACAACTTTAGACAATTACTTATTAAAAGATGCATATATATTGCATTTACAACATTCAATAAACTTACATTTAACCGATGTGAAACAATTGCATCCCAAGGTTTATTTGCTGAATGAACACAACGATCACAcgatataaacacacacacgtGTATATATATGGAAATGTGGATCAAGAACACTTTAGAGAGTAGATGCAATAACTTCCAACAATGGTTAATTGCTTAGAGTCCACAATGATTTTCTCattgtatttagttttttttttaattctatttaatattaatttttaataaaacttacACACAGGAGGACAAGATTCTCATTAATGGTATTCTGAATTTGTGCGTAAAATAATCAATTGAGTTGGTCAACATGGTTCGAATTCTGAAGAATGATGCATGCCATCTCTCATATCTCTGTCTTTGCTTTGCTTTATGCTTACGCGAGCACACATATATCCAGCTGGTTTAACGCGTCCCGTTTTCTTACATACGAAAATATAACTTCAAATTACCATTTCatccttttcaaataattattcgACGATTTCATCACACGCACACAACTCAATCCATGGTgtagatttgttttatttcactGTAATAAAATCCTGATGATGAAAACTAGTACAAATTAAACATTTACTCGGGGTTTATAGCAACCCATATTTCAtgctttttaaatgtatttatttaaaataattttttatatgttgatgttaaatataatttttttaaaataaaaaagtatattattttaataatcaatattatattttcaaacacctgCATGCTCAAATCAACATTGCTCAACTCATTTTATGAGTTcatacctttaaaaaaaaattattttaagaaatattatgttattGCTCTAAATAGTTTAAGTTGAAGGATCATCtttgtaatataaattattaaatgaaatctaAGGATCTCCAAATAGTTTAAATCGGAGGATCATCATTGtaacataaattattaaatcaaatctagGATGAATTAGGTGTAAGGGTTTAATAAGAGCAGCTGaataaattttcttaatatGCACAAAAACTAACTGTTGACTatattcccccccccccccccccccaattttTATGTACAAGTAAATCTTTTGAcagaaaaattagtttaaatgtattttttttctcctttttttctcttttttttttttaatgcaagcaGGTTGTTTTTGTCATTACAACATTTGAATTCAACGTCCAACGTACTTCGTACTTATCAGTATCCTGCCAACTTCAAATCCACTTGTAATAAACTTTGCCAGCTATATCTTCTTAAACCTTCTTCGGCAAGCAGACTGCCCCCTATATATctcatttctctctccctcaAGAAAACCTATGCTTACTCTTCTTCCAAATTCTTCATCACTCTTTCCTCGAAAAGAAAACCCTGCAACCCAAAAGATACTGATTTGGAGTCCCAAAGAAGACAACTGGCTCAATCATACACAAATGTCCATAACTGATCAAGAACCTCCTGGATTGAAAACAAACCCACTTGAATCCGAACCAACATCAGAAAGGAAATCCAAGAAGAGGACCCGCCAACGTGACGCCCCATTTCATGGTGTGAGAAAACGTAGTTGGGGCCGTTATGTATCTGAAATTCGGTTACCCGGTAAGAAGACCAGAGTATGGCTCGGGTCATTTGGATCACCGGAGATGGCTGCCCGGGCCCATGACTCGGCCGCTTTCTTTTTAAAAGGCAACTCAGCGTGTCTCAACTTCCCTGATTCAGTCGGGTCGCTTCCCCGCCCCAAGTCTTGTTCTAGCAAAGACATCCAATTGGCAGCGGCCAAAGCTGCAACTGGGTTTGACGAATCGAGGGTAGGTAACGGGGTCGGATTTGAGGATTGCGAGTCGGGTGGAGAACCCGATGGTTCAATTTGGTTGGGTTTGGGTGAGATAGAAACGGTGTCGTATGAAGAAGTGAAACGAACTCCTTTATTGAGTCCTTTGAGATTCGATTCAATGAGTGGAAATGATGAGGTGTTATATATGAACGATGAGGAGCTTTTATTTGCTACATATTTGTAAAGACCTTCTTTTGGGGGCTAAAATGTAAAGAATTTTGATCGTAATGACTTgcctttatttttgtattacaGTTTTTTTAATGCCTTATTTTATGTGCATCATCTTGGCTTTGTGCACTCGGAAGAGACAATTATTTAATGACTTGGAAAAGGAATTTCTGGGACGACTTAAAAAAATGACTAAGAGGTGGGTTttgaaatatgttaaaaataatacagaatggagaatttaattttctcaatGTCATGTTTCTCTGTTCTTGAATTTCTCGAAAACGTTGTGTTAGAAATTAGAATTGGGTTATTGAAATTTGACATATACATGGCATGGGGGAAGGGGATATGAACTTTGTAGCATTAAATTTGGGTATCGGCAATttgttagttaattttattaattaaaacatgttgtaatcaatattctatataaattttatataaataatgaatgATTGTTCTTGGATGTATCGAGTTTCACTTTAAGAGTTGTGcatgatggattattgtaatgaggttggtgattttattaattatacaatatctaatccaaaaaatattagtggaaTCGGTATTAGATATTCATGTAAgatgtgtgaaaataaaaaatttcttgatctaaatattattgcaatgcatcttttacaaaaaacaattcatggAAAATATGTGTGTTGGTTTGCACACGGAGAACCATGTTCTTTATAAAATCATGGTTGAAaggatggttgggtcaacttctaatTCTAACAACGTGCATGGAGTTATAAATGATAATAGTAATCGTTATAGAAATATGATTATGGATACAATGTAAATGAATGAGTGTGATGTAGGTGAATTTTCAATCGTAGATGAAGAACCAAACATCGACGTAACCATTATAAAATGGGTGCCCAAACCACAATAAACTATCATATGTTGCACAAATGTTCACTATCGAGTTAAATCATGGGTTGAGTGAGACCGATTATGACAGAATCGATGATAGTTAGGTTTTTTGAACTTTAAAAGATTCTAACAAACTATTATAGGATAAGTGtacaaatcacagtaaattattgaTCGTTGTACATGTGTTCACCATCTATTCAGATCATAGGCTCAATGAGGTTGGTTgggaaaaaatcatcaaatgtaCAACAAATATTTTACCTAAAGAGAATAAGttaaaagagaacttttatgctaCTAAATCTATGATGAAACACTTTGGCCTAAGATATTAGAAAATTAGCATGTGTCCAAATTTCTACATGTTGTATAACCTTATAAACCAGGATTTGACTGAGTATTAAACATGTGAGCATGTTCAGTATAAATATAGAACTAGTAGAGGAATGACTTTTTGTCACATATACAAAACTGAGATAGTTATCAATCACTCTTAAGCTACAAATATTATTCATATCTTCAAAGACTGTTGAGCACATGGCATTATTCATATGATATGTTAGATGAAGTCACGGTACACTCTTCCAATGGTGAAGCCTAAAAGCAATTTAGGAGGTGTTTGAGAGTgaatttcaacttatttttttgttaaattcacCTACATCACACTCATTCAGGAAAATGTTttgcttcaaaataattttttaagtgtttttggatcgttttggtgtaataatataaaaaatgaatttaaaaaatattattttaatacttttttgagcgaaaaagcattttaaaaactaaccgCTACTATACTCCTAAACACCCTCTTAATAGGGTACATCCTCAGTGTTTAATGGAACCACGAAACATACAAGTTGGGTTATGTACAAATGAATTCAATCAATTGAGGCCATTTGTTGCACTATATTCTTATTGGTCGGTGATACTCACGATTTACAACTTGCGACCAAATATGTGTATGAGGctgaagttcatgtttttatctatggtcatatcAACTCCTAATAGTCCAGGTAGGAATATTAATGTTTGTCTTTAACCATTGATTGAGTGATGAGTTGAATCAATTGTGGTCATTCGGGACTTTGACATATGAAGTCtcgagaaaacaaaatttttagataaaggcaactttgatgtggactatcactAATTTTCCTGTGTATGAGATGATTTCTGGTTGAGTATGCATAGAAAATTAGTATGTCCGTACtatatggaaaataacaaggcatCACCTTATAAATAGTGGTAAaacgtctttttttttattgctataaagGTTTTTTCCAaccaatcataaaataaaaaaagaacataaaggatttctttgtaAGTTGAGTTGAAATGGATGTTGTACCACCGGTTTATTTaggtgaagaattgtatgacgTGGTCTCGGAGTATGAAggcattgtgtttggttttcaattcagtaagcaaaagtttcctagTTTTGGGGTGACCCATGATTgggtaaaacaaattattttttttggaagctTCCTTATTGAAAGACTAATCTCCTCTGCCATAATCTGGATGTCATGCATATCGAAAAgaacatatttgaaaatatttttaaaataaatgctaGAATGGATAGACCTTTGTTTTGTCATCATAAGAATACGAAGTTAATTTATGATGAGTCATGGTTCGAAAAGCCAAAAAACAATTTTGCCTTAGACAAGAATGCACAATTGTCTACCATTGGCTTAAGAGTCGACATTTTCCTATTGGAGGATGATAGATTTTATCGAATGAAGAGTTATGACTGTCATGTATTTATGCGAACATTATTTCCATTTGTTTACTGTTACTTATTGCGAAAATGGGTGTGAGATACACAGATAGAGatcaatcacttttttaaagatatatgcTCTAACAAGTTGCATACCTAACATATAGAGAAgcttgaaacgaatatcatCTAGAAAATTTACAAAcgtgagatgatattcccttcaTCATTTTTCAACTCAATTGAGCATTTACCTATACATTTATTGTATGAGGCAAAAGTTAGAGGCCCTGTCTAAAATAGATAAATGTATTCATTTGAGAGGTTATGGATTACACATGCatcctaattaaatttttgttgtctttattttttaatttaaaatatttatttgattccaTGCAGATAATTGttcaacttgaaaaaaatttaaaaataaggcACATGTTGAAGCTTCAATATGCGAGACTTATATTGTTGAAGAAATATCAACATTTATCTAGTATTATTTTGTCTCACTTGAGAACAACAATCAACCACATTCTAAGACATAATGATAGTGGAGAAGTGCCTTCAAGTATgaatttgtcaatattttctCATCGTGAACtacctttataaaaaaatatagtgagaAAAAGATACTTGACAAAAATTGAATTCAGACATTCACATAATTACATGCTATTTAACTATGATGAATTGAGACATTTTATTTAGTAAGTACAATATTAACATGTTCACGTGATTCAAAACCCATGTAAGTAGtgcttaataatttttaactcTCATAATGTTTAATTCCTTTACACATTTCCTTTAAATGTTAGTTGTTGTAATCTTATTCCAGATTTATCAAATGAGAGGGAATGTTAGTAATAGTTTGAATTTACTATGTTTTGATACTGACAGAAAGGTCAAGTGTTATAACgggtattttattaatgaatatgtctttcatactgaagagtATGATCAGGGTAGAAAGACCTATAATAGTGGAGTTTGTTTTAAGGGATCAACTTCTAATATGTTTGAAGTTGATTATTTTAGGAAGTTAGAAGAGATGATTGAATGCAATATCATAATgagcaaaaaatatatttttattcaatgttATTGGTATAATACTCGATAGAGGAATCAAAGTATATCCCTACCTTTGACTTTTCTTTACCAATAAGGCTTTCATCAATCAAAAATATacaatcaaatttttcaatctattatatttgatcttcattaaTGTAGTCTTGGACAATTTCCTGGGCACTCTAgtatactctttttttatttatttatatggggcctcaaaaatagataacaacagATTGTcctctctttacaatacttacagAGTAAAGACTTGTTAAGTTATTTGTATAGTAAGTTTGTTAAGATAAATGAATTGTTCTTCATAACTAATCTTCTCaaaatttttagtttggttGATCTGAATCTGTTTTTACAACTATCCCTTTCAACCAAAATTATGATCAAACTGTTTATAGCTCGGTTAacctaaaatttcaatttagcAATTTCTTTTAACCAAAACCTTGATCTTTCATACCTCTCGATTGCGAGGTTTGAAAATTTGATGCTTCCTGATTGTAGAATTGGCCTAATACTTCCCAATTACGAGGTAGATTTTCTCCTTCCTTTGAGAGTTTCCTAGTagtcacttttcttttttattacaagGTTGAGTTTCTTGGTGTTTTCTTATTGCAGGGTTGATCTGAAATTCCACATCTCAGCGGTTCCTTTAGAACTAAAATTTCATGTTGTAGCTTAGTTAACTTGCAATTTCAATATGACAATTTCCTTTAACCagaatcaaatttatataaatagctCAGTCAAAATCAAGAGGCTAAgacaatgtttttctcaataacaCGAGGAACACTACCTTAAACCCAGAAAAATACCTAGAAATTGGCAGctattatcaagaaaaaaataacatttttgaCCTTTAAAACgtactttttttattctaacaaGTCACACTACCATacataaacatgtttaaatctaaaaaactaacacaaaatattaaaacatcaaaataaagcATGAGATAGCGAATCCTAAAACAACCTACATGTTCATGCAACAAAGattcaaaattagttttttggACCCATTTTATGCATGAACAGACCTAGCAAACCTAAGGTAAAACACCCTTGATTTAACATGCATAagttaaacaaaaactaaaacaacattatatataaaaaacaaactttaaaaacaactttaatgtatctaaaacatataaaaaacttcaaaataaatgtccttaaataaaaaaaaccatagcaACAAAGAAGTGAATGCAAAATTATTTGTTAAGCATTCAAACCTCTTTTCTATgtttataaacataaataaaaaacaaaagtaaataataaaacatcaaaAGCAATCCACCAAGGAcctatttttggataaaaaaagtaTAGCTAGAACAACTAtactccttttgttttcttttggaaatttTTGCCTCATAAACTTGCAAAGTTAAGAAATTTTTGTTTAGGCTCTTGAACCTCTATACTTGTGCTTCTTATTGatatttctcttctttctcttatcctttcttttctttttctcgtcTCCTCCCTCTCTTTTTCCCTCTAAACTTGggggggtatttatagggttttgctagggttttaaaaggttttgaatttatttctaACCTCTTGATATTGAGGGAAGTGTTGTAAACCTTTAATTCATAATAAGAATGGTTTATgtataaacacatgaaaaataaatcggTTTTTGCATGATAATTGCATTGTTAGGGCCACTTTTGAGGCCTCGTTGGAGCAAATATAGTGTCATCATTGCCTAAGACCACCTGAAGTTGGTAGAGGGGATGCACACCTTTCATTTGAATCCAAATTTACTCAATTTGAAGGTCTGTAGCTCcacattaataaatttgaagttgTCAACTCGATAAGCGAAAATTATAAAGAACATAGGTCAATTGAACAAATGACGTGTCACTCACCTTCTTTTCTTTAAGTTTGAACGTATTATACGAGGTTTTTGATTTGAGATTGACAAATTTCAATTGAAcctttattctttcaatttcttttaattgcacccaTAATTactttcaaacttttaattttatgcaattgtAAGCCTCTAAGTTGACcacctttttcattttggtctttAGTTCGGAATTTATGTATTTTGACATTCAATGGACCAACaagtttcaatttctttaatttagccccTGATTTAGTTAATTTCAACCCCTATATTCACGCGTCTTTTCCAGTTTGAtcattgattttggatttcttcaatcaagtctctaatTTCTCataaaacttcaatatttaagaaattaaactcttgatttgatcaaattaactccTAAAAATTTCAATTCGAACCCTATACTttaatttattctaattaaatcctaaattgactttaaaaatcattttttcttgcaattaagtctttaaacatctattttttttatttttctcatcaaattgaattttttgtgcCAATAAGGCCTTCAGTAGCCGAAAATACATTgtcaaatttttcaatcttgTGTATTTCATCTTCCTCAACAGTCTTCAATAATTTCTTGAGCATTCTGGTATACTTTTCtcactgatattttttttgattttcttccaacatttttttattttctttttgattttcttttcttgattttttttgtttatgtggtGCCTTAAAAATGGATAACAACAATGGTggccaaaacttaaaaaaaataaagacaatgacgtaatttttttatataattttcaagaaaatccaACTATGTAAATCTAAAatatctcaaattaaatttaactttgAGATACCTAACAATcaagatatttttagatttaaagaaaaaatggttCAATTCTATGTTCTAGAATCAAGATTTACGgcaaaacctaaaaaaagacaatggcacgattttatttgttctttcttttaatatatttaatcaagatcacaaataatttattttttttaacttgatgtCACAACTAGGTTTTAGAGAATATAAAGAACTCGACAATGATGGAGTATGCGAAAAACTCAAAGATAAAATGGATATAACTTGATTTAAAGCTTTTCTTTTATACCAATTGATGTGAACTCTATGGATATTAAGATTCAAGAATTCATAGTCAAAATTGATCATAAATCCCAAGAAAGCTAAATTTAGGCTTTCAAATTGAGCTTGACATAACGATAACAAACATCGAGGCACGAAGACTGTAAAAACTGAACCCCTACTTAATGATTATAGAGAATcgtgaatgagaagtataaaatATTCCATGAAGATTGTTTATTTCTTCAATAAGTTAAGAGAGTTCTTTGAAGAAGCAAAGCAAGAGAAATCTCTCACAACACACAATAATAATTGCTAAAATCAAAGCTtgtaaaacaacataaatacaAGTTAAATACCCTATTTATACTGAGTAAAAACATCTAAACAttgttacaaaaataataaaagagttctaaataaaatataaaaaagaatcataaatcAACTAGGAAATTAATACAATTCTTCCATAATAGCTTATGGACCTTATTGCAAAGCCTTCCCGATATCTAATTGATCTTAAATTCTAAGCTAATATTAAACAAGACCTCTGAAATCTTGTGGTAGAATTTTAGCTTAATCAAATaatcgaataaaaaattatttatgttagaGTAAAACTATACTGTTGAAATTAATTAGCATATGAAATCAATGAATTAGACCTCTCTTGTATATAGATTAAATTGACTAAAATCTACTCATTACTTGTTGAAGATGTggcctttttaaaatttagcttGACCAAAATACTCTGAATAAGCCCATTTGATTTTACATGTGCATATCTATCCTTTATTTCTTAcatgaaaaatcattttattgcttaaatatttaattaatataattttttttgtttataattcaCATATTAGacatattttatttctcaattaaaaaaaatcatgataccaTCCATAATAGCACCAACTTCTCCTcttgtatttgaaattaatttaaaatcaatagaTTAAGAATCTCAGTTTATATAAAAAGCATGTAAagcagttaatttttttttaaaaaaaaaacccgaataTTTTGCTCTAAGGGTACTGGAGCGGGGTTTTGGTATTCAACCATCTACTAGTATCTAGCCACGGAACAAGACCCCATGTCATGTTTGGAAgcatgattataattattttttaaaatattttttatttaaaaatatattaaaataatttttttagttttttaaaaattatttttaatattagcgcatcaaaattaattaaaaatacaaaaaaaatattaatttaaaacaaaataaaaaaataattttttttttaaaaaaacttttaaaacatagAAACAAACAGGGCCTAGTCTCAAGtcttttgaagttttatttatttatttatttatttatgttaatttcacacaataaattttgctttattaattttaacaccAAAATAACGAAGtagtgagattttttattttcaaattttattttaacatcaaaacaagTAGAAACAGAAAACAATACTTGTTCCATAGTGAATTCTCTGAATTGCGCAACCATCAGAAAATACTTCGTACCAAGAATCAGAGGTAGGCATACATAATTATTCATTCAACTGGAAACACTTGAGCTATTGTCTTTGGAGTGAGCACTGAAGGGCTAAACTTGGTCTGTATCTGTTTCAGCCTCTCCATGCAAGCATAGATCCCTTCACACCAAGTACTCCTCTGAAATGCAAGAACCCTCATGTCTTGTGTGTCAGAGTCACTCAAGACTAGTTTATTATCATCACATTCTAATAAAAACTTGTTAGTCTTCCACTGACCACTTGGATTCCGAACTTCTGAAAGAGGTCCCATCGTGAGTTTTTTCGTCCAAATATCAAAACACTTCTCAATCTCATGAACAATTAAAAAGGCGAGGGAATCATGATATATTGCTAGACTCCTTAGCAGAATCTGGTGCTTTTATCTCTTGAATAGAGTCATTAGCCATGTCTAA
This genomic interval from Populus nigra chromosome 11, ddPopNigr1.1, whole genome shotgun sequence contains the following:
- the LOC133668803 gene encoding ethylene-responsive transcription factor ERF023-like, which translates into the protein MLTLLPNSSSLFPRKENPATQKILIWSPKEDNWLNHTQMSITDQEPPGLKTNPLESEPTSERKSKKRTRQRDAPFHGVRKRSWGRYVSEIRLPGKKTRVWLGSFGSPEMAARAHDSAAFFLKGNSACLNFPDSVGSLPRPKSCSSKDIQLAAAKAATGFDESRVGNGVGFEDCESGGEPDGSIWLGLGEIETVSYEEVKRTPLLSPLRFDSMSGNDEVLYMNDEELLFATYL